A genomic segment from Methanolobus zinderi encodes:
- the htpX gene encoding zinc metalloprotease HtpX produces the protein MGNMLKTTILLASLTGLLILVGRLVGGVSGMIIAFLFAIVLNFGSYWYSDKIVLKMYRAQEVTASEQPELYGIVQKLAMRANLPMPKVYIVNTSMPNAFATGRDPQHAAVAATTGIMNLLSSEELEGVLAHELAHVKNRDTLISAVAATIAGVITMIAHWVQWAAIFGGFGGNDDEGNNIIGFIALAIVAPIAATVIQLAISRSREFAADEGGARISQKPWALASALEKLEYGSSNYRERRGDVQASESTAHMFIVNPLKGKTLMSLFRTHPETEERIRRLRAM, from the coding sequence ATGGGGAATATGTTAAAAACCACAATTCTTCTTGCATCCCTTACAGGCTTACTGATATTGGTCGGACGCCTTGTAGGCGGGGTGTCAGGAATGATAATCGCATTTTTATTTGCGATTGTTCTGAACTTTGGCAGTTACTGGTACAGTGACAAGATAGTACTCAAAATGTACCGTGCTCAGGAAGTCACAGCTTCGGAGCAGCCGGAGTTGTATGGCATTGTGCAGAAACTTGCAATGCGTGCAAACCTTCCCATGCCAAAGGTATACATAGTTAATACATCCATGCCGAACGCATTTGCAACCGGCAGAGATCCACAGCATGCAGCAGTTGCAGCAACCACAGGCATAATGAACCTCCTGAGCTCAGAAGAGCTTGAAGGAGTACTTGCTCACGAGCTTGCGCACGTAAAGAACCGTGACACACTCATAAGTGCAGTCGCTGCGACCATAGCCGGTGTTATCACAATGATAGCCCACTGGGTTCAATGGGCTGCCATCTTCGGAGGATTTGGCGGAAATGATGATGAAGGAAACAATATAATCGGATTCATTGCACTCGCCATAGTTGCACCTATTGCAGCAACGGTAATCCAGCTGGCCATCTCAAGGTCCAGGGAATTCGCAGCAGATGAGGGCGGTGCACGCATATCACAAAAACCATGGGCACTTGCAAGTGCGCTGGAAAAACTTGAATATGGCTCTTCGAACTACAGGGAAAGAAGAGGAGACGTGCAGGCATCGGAAAGTACCGCACATATGTTCATCGTGAATCCCTTGAAAGGAAAAACTCTGATGAGCCTTTTCAGGACCCACCCCGAAACAGAGGAGCGTATCAGGCGCCTGCGTGCAATGTAA